AGTATGCGCCAGGCGGCGGAGGCGCGCGGAACGCATTTCGTCAGCTTCGCGAATTACGATTATCTGGGGCTCTCCGCGCATCCGGCCGTGAAGGCCGCCGCGACCGAAGCTGTCGACAAGCAAGGCGTAGGCGCCCTCGCCTCGCGTCTCGTCGGCGGCCAGCGGTCGATCCACCGTCCTTTCGAGGATGCGCTTGCAAGCTTCGTCGGCACCGAGGCGGTCTTGGCGCTAGTCAGCGGCTACCTGACCAACATGACCGTCATCGCCCATATCATGGGCTCGCGCGATGGCCTCTTCCTCGACGAACTCTCGCATAACAGCATCGTCAGCGGCGCCAAGAGCGCCTCTTCTGACAAAATCCACTTCCGCCATAACGATCTCGACCATCTCGATTATCTGCTGACGCAGAAACGTGCGGACTATAAGAACGTCCTCATCGTCGCTGAAAGCCTCTACAGCATGGACGGCGACATCACCGATCTCGCCCGTCTCGTCGAGATCAAGGAGCGTCACGGGGCCTGGCTTCTCGTCGACGAGGCCCATTCGATCGGCGTGCTCGGCGCCGACGGCCGCGGCCTTTGCGAATATGCGGGCATCGATCCCAATCGCGTCGATCTCATCATCGGCACCTTGTCCAAGTCCTTTGCCTCCTGCGGCGGCTTCGTCGCCGGCAAGACCGAGGTCATCGACTGGCTGCGTTACACACTGCCGGGATTCGTCTATAGCGTCGGGCTCTCGCCCGTGATCATCGCCGCGGCGAAATGCGCGCTGGAACTCATGCAAAAGGAGCCCTGGCGGATCGCGCGGCTCCATCGCAACGCCGAACTCTTCATCGAATTGGCGCATGAGGCGGGGTTGAACACGGGGCCCTCGATCGGTGGCGGCGGCGTCGTTCCGATTCTCTTTTCCGATAGTCACGAGACGCTCGCAGCCTCGCGCCATCTGATGGCCAATGGCTATTACGTGCCGCCGATCATCCAAATCGGCGTTCCGAAAGATCAGCCGCGTCTGCGCTTCTTTCTGTCGGCGCAGCATACGGAAGCCGAGATCCACGGCGTCATCGACCTCCTCGCAAAACGCGAGAGCGCCCATACCGCGCCCACCCATTCTCTCAACGCCGCTACCTGACCGCGAGACGATTTCTGCCGCACGGCCGCGATCTCGGACGGCGGCCAAGCAGCCTTCCGTCTTTGCCATGTTACGGCCGTCACATAAATGCTTGGCGCTGACATAATTTTGCGCCTAAAGGCGTGAAGGGTCCGAGCCGAAGCTTTGAGCAGGATCGAAACCGGCACATGAGTATAATTGAGATCACGCCTGTCGATGGACTGAGAAGTTTTCTCGCCTTCTGCAAAGTCCCACGCGTCATCTATCGCGGCATGACCGGCTTCGCTCCCTCTCTCGATGCGGAACGCTGGACGCTTTACGCCAAACCGCTCAACCCGCATTTCAAGCTCGTCGATCAGCAAGCCTGGATTGCCCGTCGCGACGGTAAGCTCGCCGGCCGCATCACGGCACAAGTCTATAAGGATGGCATGGTTCCGCGCGAAGCTTCGCGCGCGCAATTCGGCAGCCTCGATGCGATCGAAGACGAAGAGGTCGTCGCCAAATTGACGGCAACGGCCGAAGCCTGGCTTAAAACCCGCGGCGAGACCCTCGTCCACGGACCTTTTTCTCCGTCGATCAACGGCGAGATGGGCATGCTCGTCGAAGGGTTCGATGCGACGCCCATGTTTCTCACCCCGTGGCATCCGTCCTATCTTCCGGCCTTGCTCGAACGGCAAGGCTATCGCAAGGCGCGCGATGTCGTCTCCTATCGTTATGATATCGGCCCGGTCGATCGCGAAGCCGAATCAAAAATCATGGCACGGCCGGAGTGGCGCGAAAGGCTGAAGATCCGCACGCTCGATTTGAAAAGCCTGAAGGCCGAATCCAAGATCATCGTCGATATTTTCAACGATGCCTGGAGCCAGAATTGGGGCTTCGTGCCCTTCACGCTCGAAGAATTTATGTCGATCGCCGATTCATTGAAATATATCATGCCGCCCGAAGGCGGGTTCATGATCGAGCTCGACGGCGAAGCCCAAGCGTTCGGCGTCTTTCTTCCCAATCTGCATGAGATCACGGCCGATCTCGACGGCAAATTATTTCCCTTCGGACTGCCGCGGCTGATCTCGCGAATGCGCAATCACGTGTATAAGTCCGGACGCATTGTCCTTTTCGGTATCCGTCGAGACCTGCAAAAGAAAGCCATTGGCGGCGTCGTCCTTCTGGCTTTCATCGAGGAATGCCGGCGGCGCAGCAGGAACGTCTCATTCGAACATGCCGAATTCGGCTGGATTCTTGAAAACAATATGGGCATGCGCAAACCGATCGAAATGTCGGGCGGGAAGACCGACAAAATCCACCGGGTCTACGAAAAGGCTCTCTAGCCTTGATCGAGATCATCCCCGGGAGGGTTTTCTCGGTTGATGGTGCCAGCGAGGAAATGATGATGCGCAACCCTCTCCCGGTTGGAGAAGATTACGCAGAGTCTTATGTTTATTGGCTCCGAAAACAGGCGGCGGAAGAATGCAGTCAAACATTCACAGCGTTGACTTTGCCCCCAGCGCGGCTGCCGCGAAGCCCGCTTTGACGTTTTTGTCCGCGAAGCCGCAACGCCCGCACCCTTTAAGGCGGCGCGCGATTCTGGCGGCGCATCCCGACGCCGAGCGCCTCATCGGCCACGACCCGCTCACGGCCGTCATCACGCTCGCCGTCGTTCTCGGCCAAACCGCGATCGCGGGCTTTCTCGGTCATCTCGGCGCCGGCTATTGGTGGGCGGCCCTGATCCTCGCTTATTGCGTCGGCGCCTTCGCCAATCACGCCATGTTCGTCGTCATCCATGACGCGACCCATAATTGCGTCTTCGCCGGCAATACCGCGAACAAATGGGTCGCAATCCTCGCCGATCTGCCGAATGCGGTTCCGACCGCGATGGGCTTTCGCTGCTATCACATGAAGCATCATTCGCATCTCGGCGATTATGATTATGATGCCGATCTGCCGAGCCGCTGGGAAGCCCGCTTCTTCGGCAATAGCGCCTTCGGAAAAGCTGCCTGGTTCTTTTTCTTCCCGGCGCTGCAACTGTTTCGTCTGAACCGGCTCAGGGGCACGGTCCCGATGTGGGGCCGCTGGACCTTCATCAACGGCGCCTGCATCATTGCCTAT
The Methyloferula stellata AR4 DNA segment above includes these coding regions:
- a CDS encoding fatty acid desaturase; this encodes MQSNIHSVDFAPSAAAAKPALTFLSAKPQRPHPLRRRAILAAHPDAERLIGHDPLTAVITLAVVLGQTAIAGFLGHLGAGYWWAALILAYCVGAFANHAMFVVIHDATHNCVFAGNTANKWVAILADLPNAVPTAMGFRCYHMKHHSHLGDYDYDADLPSRWEARFFGNSAFGKAAWFFFFPALQLFRLNRLRGTVPMWGRWTFINGACIIAYDVAILALFGPNALFYLFMSFWFSVGGLHPLAARWVQEHFTFDPEQETNDYYGPLNLIALNIGYHNEHHDFPDIPWRRLPDLKKIAPEYYDGLRTHPSWFGLFAQFIVDPRYTLFTRVDRSSLRAQATQAAGPKP
- a CDS encoding aminotransferase class I/II-fold pyridoxal phosphate-dependent enzyme — encoded protein: MTKINSLADFANKRFRHAGKAYLEKGDPFFWEIDSMRQAAEARGTHFVSFANYDYLGLSAHPAVKAAATEAVDKQGVGALASRLVGGQRSIHRPFEDALASFVGTEAVLALVSGYLTNMTVIAHIMGSRDGLFLDELSHNSIVSGAKSASSDKIHFRHNDLDHLDYLLTQKRADYKNVLIVAESLYSMDGDITDLARLVEIKERHGAWLLVDEAHSIGVLGADGRGLCEYAGIDPNRVDLIIGTLSKSFASCGGFVAGKTEVIDWLRYTLPGFVYSVGLSPVIIAAAKCALELMQKEPWRIARLHRNAELFIELAHEAGLNTGPSIGGGGVVPILFSDSHETLAASRHLMANGYYVPPIIQIGVPKDQPRLRFFLSAQHTEAEIHGVIDLLAKRESAHTAPTHSLNAAT